From Azospirillum baldaniorum, the proteins below share one genomic window:
- a CDS encoding TRAP transporter substrate-binding protein, whose amino-acid sequence MKRRAFLKSAGAGAAAAGAGLAVAGVAAPAIAQSQPEIQWRLASSFPKSTDILFGASELIARRVAESTDGKFQIRAFPGGELVPGLQVLDAVQNGSVQCGHTCGYYYVGKDPTFAFDTAIPFGPNARQTTAWFQAGGLDLMRAFMKNHNVIQFPAGNTGAQMGGWYRKEIKTAADFQGLKIRIAGITGQIMSKMGATPTQIAGADVYPALEKGTIDATEFVGPYDDERLGFHQVAKYYYYPGWWEGGPNVSLYVNLQEWEKLPKSYQSILTAACAEANTYMIARYDSENAKALKRLVAKGTLLRAYPRDLMEQAHKIAFEYYDELAKTNPNFKTIYESWKPFLDETQLWFRVAELPYDSFVASAGTKK is encoded by the coding sequence GTGAAAAGACGTGCGTTTCTGAAGTCGGCGGGTGCGGGCGCTGCGGCCGCGGGTGCGGGGCTGGCGGTGGCCGGCGTGGCCGCGCCGGCCATTGCGCAGTCGCAGCCGGAAATCCAGTGGCGCCTGGCATCGAGCTTCCCGAAGAGCACCGACATCCTGTTCGGCGCGTCGGAGCTGATCGCCCGCCGCGTCGCCGAGAGCACGGACGGCAAGTTCCAGATCCGCGCCTTCCCGGGTGGTGAGCTGGTGCCCGGCCTCCAGGTGCTCGACGCCGTGCAGAACGGCTCGGTCCAGTGCGGCCACACCTGCGGCTACTACTATGTCGGCAAGGACCCGACCTTCGCCTTCGACACGGCCATTCCGTTCGGCCCGAACGCGCGCCAGACCACCGCCTGGTTCCAGGCCGGCGGCCTTGATCTGATGCGCGCTTTCATGAAGAACCACAACGTCATCCAGTTCCCGGCGGGCAACACCGGCGCCCAGATGGGCGGCTGGTACCGCAAGGAAATCAAGACCGCCGCGGACTTCCAGGGCCTGAAGATCCGCATCGCCGGCATCACCGGCCAGATCATGTCGAAGATGGGCGCCACCCCGACCCAGATCGCCGGCGCGGACGTCTATCCGGCGCTGGAGAAGGGCACCATCGACGCGACCGAGTTCGTCGGCCCCTACGACGACGAGCGTCTGGGCTTCCATCAGGTCGCCAAGTACTACTATTACCCGGGCTGGTGGGAAGGCGGGCCGAACGTCTCGCTCTACGTCAACCTGCAGGAGTGGGAGAAGCTTCCCAAGTCCTACCAGTCGATCCTGACGGCCGCCTGCGCCGAGGCGAACACCTATATGATCGCCCGCTACGATTCGGAGAACGCCAAGGCTCTGAAGCGTCTGGTCGCCAAGGGCACCCTGCTGCGCGCCTACCCGCGCGACCTGATGGAGCAGGCGCACAAGATCGCCTTCGAGTATTACGACGAGCTGGCGAAGACCAACCCGAACTTCAAGACGATCTACGAGAGCTGG
- a CDS encoding alpha-glucosidase: protein MSQASSWLRGAALYQIYPLSFLDRNGDGWGDLDGVLDGLGHVASLGVQGVWISPFYPSPQKDFGYDITDHRAVDPRMGRLETVDRIIEAAHGHGLKVILDLVCGHTSDAHPWFSDSRRSRGGEFADWYVWADPRPDGTPPNNWLSVFGGPAWTWEPRRRQYYLHHFLSSQPALNLHDEAVLQALADTAAFWLERGVDGFRIDAVDFFAHDPQLRSNPAAAWNGVEPPAKLFALQQHLYDMMHPAIHTVLARLRAVVDRYPDRVLLGELSSQPGAARRIAAYCGAQGLHAAYTLSLAKQPFTAQNFAGALSGTPQPEAICWSFSNHDVERAASRWLPPGADPERFNALLATLFATLPGTVCLYQGEELALPNAVLAPEELRDPFGIAYWPDFQGRDGSRTPMPWRSGAANAGFSSAVETWLPVAEPHHALAVDAQERRTGSPLDVWRDALRLRRRHPALTQGGVAAVEEAGSVLAFERATDGEELLAVFNLSDRPAEYALKRKPPMAALDLPRPPGAPVPEVTADGRTLVLPPLSAFLGRRG from the coding sequence ATGTCCCAGGCGTCTTCGTGGCTGCGCGGTGCCGCGCTGTATCAGATCTATCCCCTCAGCTTCCTCGACCGGAACGGCGACGGCTGGGGCGATCTGGACGGCGTGCTGGACGGCCTCGGCCATGTGGCGTCGCTCGGCGTGCAGGGGGTGTGGATCAGCCCCTTCTACCCGTCGCCGCAGAAGGACTTCGGCTACGACATCACCGATCATCGGGCGGTCGACCCGCGCATGGGCCGGCTGGAGACGGTGGACCGCATCATCGAGGCGGCGCACGGCCACGGGCTGAAGGTGATCCTGGATCTGGTCTGCGGCCACACCTCCGACGCGCACCCATGGTTCAGCGACAGCCGCCGGTCGCGCGGGGGGGAATTCGCGGACTGGTACGTCTGGGCCGACCCGCGCCCCGACGGAACGCCGCCCAACAACTGGCTGTCGGTGTTCGGCGGACCCGCCTGGACGTGGGAGCCGCGGCGGCGCCAGTATTACCTGCACCATTTCCTGTCCAGCCAGCCCGCCCTGAACCTGCACGACGAGGCGGTGCTCCAGGCGCTCGCCGACACCGCGGCCTTCTGGCTGGAGCGCGGGGTGGACGGCTTCCGCATCGACGCGGTGGACTTCTTCGCCCACGACCCGCAGCTCCGCTCCAACCCCGCGGCGGCCTGGAACGGGGTGGAGCCGCCGGCCAAGCTGTTCGCCCTGCAACAGCATCTCTACGACATGATGCATCCGGCCATTCACACCGTGCTGGCCCGCCTGCGCGCCGTGGTCGACCGCTATCCCGACCGGGTGCTGCTGGGCGAGCTGTCGAGCCAGCCGGGCGCGGCGCGGCGCATCGCCGCCTATTGCGGGGCGCAGGGGCTGCACGCCGCCTACACCCTGTCGCTTGCCAAGCAGCCTTTCACCGCACAGAACTTCGCCGGGGCGCTGAGCGGAACGCCGCAGCCGGAAGCGATCTGCTGGAGTTTCTCCAACCATGACGTCGAGCGCGCCGCCAGCCGCTGGCTGCCGCCCGGCGCCGATCCGGAGCGCTTCAACGCCCTGCTGGCCACCCTGTTCGCCACGCTGCCCGGCACCGTCTGCCTCTACCAGGGGGAGGAGCTGGCGCTGCCCAACGCGGTGCTGGCGCCGGAGGAGCTGCGCGACCCCTTCGGCATCGCCTATTGGCCCGACTTCCAGGGGCGCGACGGCAGCCGCACGCCGATGCCCTGGCGGTCCGGCGCTGCTAACGCCGGTTTCTCCAGCGCGGTCGAGACCTGGCTGCCGGTGGCGGAACCCCACCACGCCCTGGCGGTGGACGCGCAGGAGCGGCGCACCGGAAGCCCGCTGGACGTCTGGCGGGACGCCCTGCGGCTGCGCCGTCGCCATCCGGCGCTGACCCAGGGCGGCGTGGCGGCGGTGGAGGAGGCCGGCAGTGTCCTGGCCTTCGAACGCGCGACGGACGGCGAGGAGCTGCTGGCCGTCTTCAACCTGTCCGATCGGCCGGCGGAATATGCGCTGAAGCGCAAGCCGCCGATGGCGGCGCTCGACCTGCCGCGCCCGCCGGGCGCGCCGGTTCCCGAGGTCACCGCCGACGGACGGACGCTGGTCCTGCCGCCACTCTCCGCCTTCCTGGGGCGGCGCGGCTGA
- a CDS encoding DNA topoisomerase IB, protein MDGATVTDPRTEAEEAAACAGLSYVCDDEPGIRRRRAGKGFSYRWPDGTRVTEEDTLERIRKLAIPPAYRGVWICPDPDGHLQATGRDTRGRKQYRYHPRWTEMREGTKFGRMLDFCRALPAIRRQVDGDLARRGLPREKVLAAVVRLLETTLIRVGNESYARENSSYGLTTLRDDHADIEGSEIRFTFKGKSGKEWNVALKDRRLARVVSACRDVPGDELFQYVDRDGQRHAVSSGDVNEYLRAATGQDFTAKDFRTWAGTVLAAMALREFETFDNAAKAKRNVTHAIEQVAARLGNTASVCRKSYVHPEILDAYLEGNLLDSLTREVETELREELPELEAEEAAVLAFLRGRLERERRSRASESRRRRAA, encoded by the coding sequence ATGGACGGAGCGACGGTCACCGATCCCCGCACCGAGGCGGAAGAGGCCGCGGCCTGCGCCGGGCTGAGCTATGTCTGCGACGACGAGCCGGGCATCCGGCGACGCCGCGCCGGCAAGGGCTTCTCCTACCGCTGGCCAGACGGCACGCGCGTGACCGAGGAGGACACGCTGGAGCGCATCCGCAAGCTGGCGATCCCCCCGGCCTACCGCGGCGTCTGGATCTGCCCGGACCCGGACGGCCACCTCCAGGCCACGGGCCGCGACACGCGCGGGCGCAAGCAATACCGCTACCACCCGCGCTGGACCGAGATGCGCGAGGGCACCAAATTCGGGCGCATGCTCGACTTCTGCCGCGCCCTGCCCGCCATCCGCCGTCAGGTGGACGGCGACCTCGCCCGCCGTGGCCTGCCGCGGGAAAAGGTGCTGGCCGCCGTGGTGCGGCTGCTGGAGACCACGCTGATCCGCGTCGGCAACGAAAGCTACGCGCGCGAGAACAGCAGCTACGGACTGACCACCCTGCGCGACGACCACGCCGACATCGAGGGATCGGAAATCCGCTTCACCTTCAAGGGCAAGTCCGGGAAGGAATGGAACGTCGCGCTGAAGGACCGCCGCCTCGCCCGCGTCGTCAGCGCCTGCCGCGATGTCCCCGGGGACGAGCTGTTCCAGTATGTCGACCGCGACGGGCAGCGCCACGCGGTGAGTTCCGGCGACGTCAACGAGTATCTGCGCGCCGCCACGGGCCAGGACTTCACCGCCAAGGATTTCCGCACCTGGGCCGGCACCGTTCTGGCCGCCATGGCGCTGCGGGAGTTCGAGACGTTCGACAACGCCGCCAAGGCCAAGCGCAACGTCACCCACGCCATCGAGCAGGTGGCCGCCCGTCTCGGCAACACCGCCAGCGTCTGCCGCAAGAGCTACGTCCATCCCGAGATTCTGGACGCCTATCTGGAGGGCAACCTGCTGGACTCCCTGACCCGCGAGGTCGAGACCGAGCTGCGCGAGGAGCTTCCCGAGTTGGAGGCCGAGGAGGCCGCCGTGCTGGCCTTCCTGCGCGGCCGGCTGGAGCGCGAACGCCGCTCCCGCGCCAGCGAGAGCCGGCGGCGGCGCGCGGCATAG